A segment of the Trifolium pratense cultivar HEN17-A07 linkage group LG7, ARS_RC_1.1, whole genome shotgun sequence genome:
TTGAGCCTTGCTAAGAAAAGACATGGGTCCAcactaatttatatattttcctTTAATATGTTGTAATAGGAGTAGAAGATAGTATTATACAATTAACTTAATATccttaattatttgtttattcaACTCTGTTTTGTTGTCGTGAAACAAAAATAGTCTTGATTGTGATATACCTTCCCATTTTATATTACAAAAAAACCAAAGTATTAGCGTTCCGCTTGCCACAAGTGTGTCTTATTCAAAACATTCTCACAAGTACGTAGAAAAGAGAGTTGTTTTTAGCACTAAAagattaattaactaatatacaTACTCCTACAATTCAAGCATTAACTTGGCtataaatacatgaaaaaatCTTGGTAAATACACAACACTTCTTTCTCACATTCATCTACTATACTAATTAATCATCCTTGTTTGTTCCAATTATTATTGTCACACATTGCACTTGATATACCATGGTTATAAATACTCAAGTGCATTATATTTCATttgctttgtttctttgtttaGGATTATGGGCTTTTCAAGCCACATCTCGTACTCTCCAAAATGATCCTATGTATGAGAAGCATGAGCAATGGATGAAACAGCATGGCAAAGTCTACAAGGATTTACATGAAAGGCAAAAACGTTTTGGGATATTCAAAGAAAATGTGAATTATATTGAAACTTCCAACAATGTTGGaaataaaacttataaattGGGCGTTAATCATTTTGCTGACTTGGCTAACCATGAGTTTGTAGCATCTAGAAACAAATTCAATGGTTATTTGCATGACTCAAGTACAACTACTTTTAAGTATGAAAATGTAAGTGATGTACCAACTGCGGTGGATTGGAGGCAGCAAGGAGCAGTGACACCAATAAAAGATCAAGGAAAATGTGGTAAGTTTTTACTCCCGAGTGAACCAGTTTGATCGTGCGCATTATTCAATTTAACTTATGCTATCTGTGCTTTTGGTTTCTTAATAACTTTCTTTAGTCATTTTAATAGTTGTGATTTAATAATTGTAGGATGTTGTTGGGCATTTTCCGCCGTTGCATCAACCGAAGGAATTCATAAGTTGAGTACAGGAAATTTGGTTTCTTTATCAGAACAAGAACTTGTTGATTGTGACATAAATGGTGAAGACCAAGGTTGTGAGGGTGGTCTTATGGATGATGCTTTTGAattcatcataaaaaataacggACTCAGCACCGAAGCTGAATACCCTTATCAAGGTGTTGATGGAACATGCAATACAAATGAAAGAGGTATCTCTGCTGCTACGATTTCCGGGTACGAGAATGTCCCCATCAACGATGAGTTAGCACTACAAAAAGTTGTTGCTAATCAACCAGTTTCTGTTGCCATTGATGCTAGTGGCAACGACTTTCAATTTTACACAAGTGGTGTCTTTACCGGTTCATGTGGAACTGACTTGGATCATGGTGTCGCTGTAGTGGGTTATGGTGTTAGCGACGATGGGACCGAGTATTGGTTGGTGAAGAACTCATGGGGAACTCAATGGGGTGAAGAAGGTTACATCAGGATACAAAGGGGTGTAGATGATTCAGAAGGACTATGTGGCATTGCAAAGCAACCATCTTATCCAACTGTATAATTATAACATTTAACACCATGATTCCTACCTATGTATAGttctattgtatttttattttcttgtgaaTATCATATCTATCTCCCATGCAtgcttttgtttatatattcaatgTATCATCTACATGGAACCATTGTAATTATCAATTACTATATACAATGAAAAAGAGTCATTTTTATTATGAGCTACTATAATATAATAGAGAAatgaatgagaaaaaaataagCATCCAAACAAAATATTCATCTGTTTAAAATCAATGTTTTAAgtaattaattatcatatagCACTTCACTCATCAAGGAAGATACAAAATGGAGTATGTATTTGCCTAAAAGTGATGATACTTCATCATCATCTGATACACAGAACAGACATcatttttgttcaatttttgatTGAGGAAACATAAAGGTAGATATGTCAAGGGTGAGAGAGTACATTTGGAAATGAAAAAAGTTACTACCCTATTAAAGTTACCAACCAAATCAATGAGATAAAAATATAC
Coding sequences within it:
- the LOC123895028 gene encoding senescence-specific cysteine protease SAG39-like, which produces MVINTQVHYISFALFLCLGLWAFQATSRTLQNDPMYEKHEQWMKQHGKVYKDLHERQKRFGIFKENVNYIETSNNVGNKTYKLGVNHFADLANHEFVASRNKFNGYLHDSSTTTFKYENVSDVPTAVDWRQQGAVTPIKDQGKCGCCWAFSAVASTEGIHKLSTGNLVSLSEQELVDCDINGEDQGCEGGLMDDAFEFIIKNNGLSTEAEYPYQGVDGTCNTNERGISAATISGYENVPINDELALQKVVANQPVSVAIDASGNDFQFYTSGVFTGSCGTDLDHGVAVVGYGVSDDGTEYWLVKNSWGTQWGEEGYIRIQRGVDDSEGLCGIAKQPSYPTV